GAAGATGAATTGATCCGTGCAATCCGTTTTATGATTGCCGCAGAATACGAAGCGATTCAACTCTATATGCAACTTGCGGAATCCACCGACAACAAGCTTGCGCAGGAAGTGTTGAAAGATATTGCTGATGAAGAACGAGTTCATGCTGGAGAATTTTTGCGGTTATTGAAAGAATTATCTCCTGATGAACAAAAGTTTTACGATGAAGGAGCCGAAGAAG
This portion of the Candidatus Ancaeobacter aquaticus genome encodes:
- a CDS encoding ferritin family protein; protein product: MPEFGSPFAGLTKDKKISEDELIRAIRFMIAAEYEAIQLYMQLAESTDNKLAQEVLKDIADEERVHAGEFLRLLKELSPDEQKFYDEGAEEVEEEIAKNKKG